One window from the genome of Ovis canadensis isolate MfBH-ARS-UI-01 breed Bighorn chromosome 21, ARS-UI_OviCan_v2, whole genome shotgun sequence encodes:
- the CD6 gene encoding T-cell differentiation antigen CD6 isoform X12: MVADMALFFVVAGLLTAALSGHPSPTPSDQPNTTSAESQTLQPGERLQVRLVNGSSRCDGTVEVWFQQSWQPVCGALWELSASHALCSSLDCGQAHQLELPVLQTPEPPPWGAAWNASWAPTTTGALAPAVQCSGPEWLSCKVVERDCRSDERPAQVNCTEKRDLKLVGGGSPCEGRVEMLQHGQWGSVCDDTWDLEDAHVVCRQLGCGWAVQALPGLHFAPGQGRIHWDQVNCTGLETYLWDCPGLPGNGYCGHKEDAGVVCSEHQSWRLTGGTDPCEGQVEVYFRGVWNTVCDSEWYDSEANVLCQDLGCGTVARVPKGLPHSLSGKMYYSCKGRESTLSKCFWRFNNSNLCRQSQAARVLCSGARSLLNLSTTEVPASGQPVTVESSVMVKTKDWESRELMLLIPCIILGILLLISLVFIAIILLRIKGKYGMENYQEVPITIAKEDSQRHRFTEEEAQQNRFQMPPLEEGPGLEEVHASEVPPANPEHCIAHPPSRDLPPRSKSSSSTSSGEVYCNSPNSKRPLWNSQVFSTERNPLLEQPPNLELAGSQATVPAGPSADDSSSTSSGEWYQNYKLPPQPLSAEQFGCPGSRAPQPDFSSDEEYDDIGAA, from the exons GTCACCCATCTCCGACCCCATCTGACCAGCCCAACACCACCAGTGCAGAGAGCCAGACCTTGCAACCAG GGGAGCGACTCCAGGTCCGTCTGGTGAATGGGAGCAGCCGCTGCGACGGGACAGTGGAGGTCTGGTTCCAGCAGTCGTGGCAGCCCGTGTGCGGGGCGCTCTGGGAGCTCAGTGCCTCCCACGCCCTGTGCAGCTCGCTGGACTGTGGCCAGGCTCACCAGCTGGAACTGCCGGTCCTGCAGACCCCGGAGCCGCCGCCCTGGGGAGCCGCGTGGAATGCCAGCTGGGCCCCGACCACCACAGGGGCCCTGGCCCCTGCCGTCCAGTGCAGCGGCCCCGAATGGCTGAGCTGCAAGGTGGTGGAGCGCGACTGCCGCAGCGACGAGCGGCCCGCCCAGGTCAACTGTACAG AAAAACGCGATTTGAAATTGGTGGGTGGTGGCAGCCCATGTGAGGGCCGCGTGGAGATGCTGCAGCACGGCCAGTGGGGTTCGGTGTGTGACGACACGTGGGACCTGGAGGATGCTCACGTGGTGTGCCGGCAGCTGGGCTGCGGCTGGGCCGTCCAGGCCCTGCCCGGCTTGCACTTCGCCCCTGGCCAAGGACGCATCCACTGGGACCAAGTGAACTGCACTGGGTTGGAGACCTACCTGTGGGACTGCCCGGGGCTGCCCGGAAATGGGTACTGTGGCCACAAGGAGGACGCTGGAGTGGTGTGTTCAG agcACCAGTCCTGGCGCCTGACCGGGGGCACTGACCCCTGCGAGGGGCAGGTGGAGGTGTACTTCCGAGGGGTCTGGAACACAGTGTGTGACAGTGAGTGGTACGACTCAGAGGCCAACGTGCTCTGCCAGGATTTGGGCTGTGGGACCGTGGCCCGGGTGCCCAAGGGGCTGCCCCACTCCTTGTCGGGCAAGATGTACTACTCATGCAAGGGAAGGGAGTCCACCCTCTCCAAATGCTTCTGGCGGTTCAACAACTCCAACCTCTGCAGACAGTCCCAGGCAGCCAGGGTCCTCTGCTCAG GTGCCCGGAGTCTGCTCAATCTGTCCACTACTGAAGTCCCTGCAAGTGGTCAGCCAGTCACTGTGG AATCTTCTGTGATGGTGAAAACAAAGGACTGGGAATCTCGAGAGCTAATGCTCCTCATCCCCTGCATCATTCTGGGAATTCTCCTTCTCATCTCACTTGTTTTCATAGCCATCATCCTCTtgagaattaaaggaaaatacG GGATGGAAAACTATCAAGAGGTCCCCATCACCATCGCCAAAGAAG ATTCCCAGCGGCACCGCTTCACAGAGGAGGAGGCCCAGCAGAACAGGTTCCAGATGccccccctggaggaag gcccaggactggaagaggtgCATGCCTCCGAAGTTCCACCTGCCAACCCTGAACACTGCATTGCACACCCTCCCTCCCGGGACCTTCCCCCACGGAGCAAAAGCAGCTCCAGCACATCTTCGGGGGAGGTGTACTGTAACAGCCCCAACAGCAAGCGACCTCTGTGGAACTCTCAAGTGTTTTCAACAGAGAGGAACCCCCTCCTGGAGCAGCCCCCCAACTTGGAGCTGGCTGGCTCCCAGGCAACTGTTCCAG CAGGGCCCTCAGCTGATGACAGCTCCAGCACCTCCTCTGGCGAGTGGTACCAGAACTACAAGCTGCCGCCCCAGCCCCTTTCTGCTGAGCAGTTTGGATGTCCAG GGTCCCGTGCTCCCCAGCCTGACTTCTCCTCTGATGAAGAATATGATGACATCGGAGCAGCCTAG
- the CD6 gene encoding T-cell differentiation antigen CD6 isoform X3, giving the protein MVADMALFFVVAGLLTAALSGHPSPTPSDQPNTTSAESQTLQPGERLQVRLVNGSSRCDGTVEVWFQQSWQPVCGALWELSASHALCSSLDCGQAHQLELPVLQTPEPPPWGAAWNASWAPTTTGALAPAVQCSGPEWLSCKVVERDCRSDERPAQVNCTEKRDLKLVGGGSPCEGRVEMLQHGQWGSVCDDTWDLEDAHVVCRQLGCGWAVQALPGLHFAPGQGRIHWDQVNCTGLETYLWDCPGLPGNGYCGHKEDAGVVCSEHQSWRLTGGTDPCEGQVEVYFRGVWNTVCDSEWYDSEANVLCQDLGCGTVARVPKGLPHSLSGKMYYSCKGRESTLSKCFWRFNNSNLCRQSQAARVLCSGARSLLNLSTTEVPASGQPVTVESSVMVKTKDWESRELMLLIPCIILGILLLISLVFIAIILLRIKGKYALPAVVNHQHSPTTTPAGMENYQEVPITIAKEVPKLPIQVQAPPPEDWHSSSDSDYEHYDFRTQPPVALTTFYNSQRHRFTEEEAQQNRFQMPPLEEGPGLEEVHASEVPPANPEHCIAHPPSRDLPPRSKSSSSTSSGEVYCNSPNSKRPLWNSQVFSTERNPLLEQPPNLELAGSQATVPAGPSADDSSSTSSGEWYQNYKLPPQPLSAEQFGCPGSRAPQPDFSSDEEYDDIGAA; this is encoded by the exons GTCACCCATCTCCGACCCCATCTGACCAGCCCAACACCACCAGTGCAGAGAGCCAGACCTTGCAACCAG GGGAGCGACTCCAGGTCCGTCTGGTGAATGGGAGCAGCCGCTGCGACGGGACAGTGGAGGTCTGGTTCCAGCAGTCGTGGCAGCCCGTGTGCGGGGCGCTCTGGGAGCTCAGTGCCTCCCACGCCCTGTGCAGCTCGCTGGACTGTGGCCAGGCTCACCAGCTGGAACTGCCGGTCCTGCAGACCCCGGAGCCGCCGCCCTGGGGAGCCGCGTGGAATGCCAGCTGGGCCCCGACCACCACAGGGGCCCTGGCCCCTGCCGTCCAGTGCAGCGGCCCCGAATGGCTGAGCTGCAAGGTGGTGGAGCGCGACTGCCGCAGCGACGAGCGGCCCGCCCAGGTCAACTGTACAG AAAAACGCGATTTGAAATTGGTGGGTGGTGGCAGCCCATGTGAGGGCCGCGTGGAGATGCTGCAGCACGGCCAGTGGGGTTCGGTGTGTGACGACACGTGGGACCTGGAGGATGCTCACGTGGTGTGCCGGCAGCTGGGCTGCGGCTGGGCCGTCCAGGCCCTGCCCGGCTTGCACTTCGCCCCTGGCCAAGGACGCATCCACTGGGACCAAGTGAACTGCACTGGGTTGGAGACCTACCTGTGGGACTGCCCGGGGCTGCCCGGAAATGGGTACTGTGGCCACAAGGAGGACGCTGGAGTGGTGTGTTCAG agcACCAGTCCTGGCGCCTGACCGGGGGCACTGACCCCTGCGAGGGGCAGGTGGAGGTGTACTTCCGAGGGGTCTGGAACACAGTGTGTGACAGTGAGTGGTACGACTCAGAGGCCAACGTGCTCTGCCAGGATTTGGGCTGTGGGACCGTGGCCCGGGTGCCCAAGGGGCTGCCCCACTCCTTGTCGGGCAAGATGTACTACTCATGCAAGGGAAGGGAGTCCACCCTCTCCAAATGCTTCTGGCGGTTCAACAACTCCAACCTCTGCAGACAGTCCCAGGCAGCCAGGGTCCTCTGCTCAG GTGCCCGGAGTCTGCTCAATCTGTCCACTACTGAAGTCCCTGCAAGTGGTCAGCCAGTCACTGTGG AATCTTCTGTGATGGTGAAAACAAAGGACTGGGAATCTCGAGAGCTAATGCTCCTCATCCCCTGCATCATTCTGGGAATTCTCCTTCTCATCTCACTTGTTTTCATAGCCATCATCCTCTtgagaattaaaggaaaatacG CCCTCCCTGCTGTGGTAAACCACCAGCACTCACCCACCACCACCCCGGCAGGGATGGAAAACTATCAAGAGGTCCCCATCACCATCGCCAAAGAAG TTCCCAAGCTGCCCATCCAGgtccaggccccgccccccgaAGACTGGCATTCCAGCTCGGACTCAGACTATGAGCACTATGACTTCAGAACCCAGCCTCCTGTGGCCCTGACCACCTTCTACA ATTCCCAGCGGCACCGCTTCACAGAGGAGGAGGCCCAGCAGAACAGGTTCCAGATGccccccctggaggaag gcccaggactggaagaggtgCATGCCTCCGAAGTTCCACCTGCCAACCCTGAACACTGCATTGCACACCCTCCCTCCCGGGACCTTCCCCCACGGAGCAAAAGCAGCTCCAGCACATCTTCGGGGGAGGTGTACTGTAACAGCCCCAACAGCAAGCGACCTCTGTGGAACTCTCAAGTGTTTTCAACAGAGAGGAACCCCCTCCTGGAGCAGCCCCCCAACTTGGAGCTGGCTGGCTCCCAGGCAACTGTTCCAG CAGGGCCCTCAGCTGATGACAGCTCCAGCACCTCCTCTGGCGAGTGGTACCAGAACTACAAGCTGCCGCCCCAGCCCCTTTCTGCTGAGCAGTTTGGATGTCCAG GGTCCCGTGCTCCCCAGCCTGACTTCTCCTCTGATGAAGAATATGATGACATCGGAGCAGCCTAG
- the CD6 gene encoding T-cell differentiation antigen CD6 isoform X8 codes for MVADMALFFVVAGLLTAALSGHPSPTPSDQPNTTSAESQTLQPGERLQVRLVNGSSRCDGTVEVWFQQSWQPVCGALWELSASHALCSSLDCGQAHQLELPVLQTPEPPPWGAAWNASWAPTTTGALAPAVQCSGPEWLSCKVVERDCRSDERPAQVNCTEKRDLKLVGGGSPCEGRVEMLQHGQWGSVCDDTWDLEDAHVVCRQLGCGWAVQALPGLHFAPGQGRIHWDQVNCTGLETYLWDCPGLPGNGYCGHKEDAGVVCSEHQSWRLTGGTDPCEGQVEVYFRGVWNTVCDSEWYDSEANVLCQDLGCGTVARVPKGLPHSLSGKMYYSCKGRESTLSKCFWRFNNSNLCRQSQAARVLCSGARSLLNLSTTEVPASGQPVTVESSVMVKTKDWESRELMLLIPCIILGILLLISLVFIAIILLRIKGKYALPAVVNHQHSPTTTPAGMENYQEVPITIAKEDSQRHRFTEEEAQQNRFQMPPLEEGPGLEEVHASEVPPANPEHCIAHPPSRDLPPRSKSSSSTSSGEVYCNSPNSKRPLWNSQVFSTERNPLLEQPPNLELAGSQATVPGPSADDSSSTSSGEWYQNYKLPPQPLSAEQFGCPGASGGGSRAPQPDFSSDEEYDDIGAA; via the exons GTCACCCATCTCCGACCCCATCTGACCAGCCCAACACCACCAGTGCAGAGAGCCAGACCTTGCAACCAG GGGAGCGACTCCAGGTCCGTCTGGTGAATGGGAGCAGCCGCTGCGACGGGACAGTGGAGGTCTGGTTCCAGCAGTCGTGGCAGCCCGTGTGCGGGGCGCTCTGGGAGCTCAGTGCCTCCCACGCCCTGTGCAGCTCGCTGGACTGTGGCCAGGCTCACCAGCTGGAACTGCCGGTCCTGCAGACCCCGGAGCCGCCGCCCTGGGGAGCCGCGTGGAATGCCAGCTGGGCCCCGACCACCACAGGGGCCCTGGCCCCTGCCGTCCAGTGCAGCGGCCCCGAATGGCTGAGCTGCAAGGTGGTGGAGCGCGACTGCCGCAGCGACGAGCGGCCCGCCCAGGTCAACTGTACAG AAAAACGCGATTTGAAATTGGTGGGTGGTGGCAGCCCATGTGAGGGCCGCGTGGAGATGCTGCAGCACGGCCAGTGGGGTTCGGTGTGTGACGACACGTGGGACCTGGAGGATGCTCACGTGGTGTGCCGGCAGCTGGGCTGCGGCTGGGCCGTCCAGGCCCTGCCCGGCTTGCACTTCGCCCCTGGCCAAGGACGCATCCACTGGGACCAAGTGAACTGCACTGGGTTGGAGACCTACCTGTGGGACTGCCCGGGGCTGCCCGGAAATGGGTACTGTGGCCACAAGGAGGACGCTGGAGTGGTGTGTTCAG agcACCAGTCCTGGCGCCTGACCGGGGGCACTGACCCCTGCGAGGGGCAGGTGGAGGTGTACTTCCGAGGGGTCTGGAACACAGTGTGTGACAGTGAGTGGTACGACTCAGAGGCCAACGTGCTCTGCCAGGATTTGGGCTGTGGGACCGTGGCCCGGGTGCCCAAGGGGCTGCCCCACTCCTTGTCGGGCAAGATGTACTACTCATGCAAGGGAAGGGAGTCCACCCTCTCCAAATGCTTCTGGCGGTTCAACAACTCCAACCTCTGCAGACAGTCCCAGGCAGCCAGGGTCCTCTGCTCAG GTGCCCGGAGTCTGCTCAATCTGTCCACTACTGAAGTCCCTGCAAGTGGTCAGCCAGTCACTGTGG AATCTTCTGTGATGGTGAAAACAAAGGACTGGGAATCTCGAGAGCTAATGCTCCTCATCCCCTGCATCATTCTGGGAATTCTCCTTCTCATCTCACTTGTTTTCATAGCCATCATCCTCTtgagaattaaaggaaaatacG CCCTCCCTGCTGTGGTAAACCACCAGCACTCACCCACCACCACCCCGGCAGGGATGGAAAACTATCAAGAGGTCCCCATCACCATCGCCAAAGAAG ATTCCCAGCGGCACCGCTTCACAGAGGAGGAGGCCCAGCAGAACAGGTTCCAGATGccccccctggaggaag gcccaggactggaagaggtgCATGCCTCCGAAGTTCCACCTGCCAACCCTGAACACTGCATTGCACACCCTCCCTCCCGGGACCTTCCCCCACGGAGCAAAAGCAGCTCCAGCACATCTTCGGGGGAGGTGTACTGTAACAGCCCCAACAGCAAGCGACCTCTGTGGAACTCTCAAGTGTTTTCAACAGAGAGGAACCCCCTCCTGGAGCAGCCCCCCAACTTGGAGCTGGCTGGCTCCCAGGCAACTGTTCCAG GGCCCTCAGCTGATGACAGCTCCAGCACCTCCTCTGGCGAGTGGTACCAGAACTACAAGCTGCCGCCCCAGCCCCTTTCTGCTGAGCAGTTTGGATGTCCAGGTGCCAgtggtgggg GGTCCCGTGCTCCCCAGCCTGACTTCTCCTCTGATGAAGAATATGATGACATCGGAGCAGCCTAG
- the CD6 gene encoding T-cell differentiation antigen CD6 isoform X11 — MVADMALFFVVAGLLTAALSGHPSPTPSDQPNTTSAESQTLQPGERLQVRLVNGSSRCDGTVEVWFQQSWQPVCGALWELSASHALCSSLDCGQAHQLELPVLQTPEPPPWGAAWNASWAPTTTGALAPAVQCSGPEWLSCKVVERDCRSDERPAQVNCTEKRDLKLVGGGSPCEGRVEMLQHGQWGSVCDDTWDLEDAHVVCRQLGCGWAVQALPGLHFAPGQGRIHWDQVNCTGLETYLWDCPGLPGNGYCGHKEDAGVVCSEHQSWRLTGGTDPCEGQVEVYFRGVWNTVCDSEWYDSEANVLCQDLGCGTVARVPKGLPHSLSGKMYYSCKGRESTLSKCFWRFNNSNLCRQSQAARVLCSGARSLLNLSTTEVPASGQPVTVESSVMVKTKDWESRELMLLIPCIILGILLLISLVFIAIILLRIKGKYGMENYQEVPITIAKEDSQRHRFTEEEAQQNRFQMPPLEEGPGLEEVHASEVPPANPEHCIAHPPSRDLPPRSKSSSSTSSGEVYCNSPNSKRPLWNSQVFSTERNPLLEQPPNLELAGSQATVPGPSADDSSSTSSGEWYQNYKLPPQPLSAEQFGCPGSRAPQPDFSSDEEYDDIGAA; from the exons GTCACCCATCTCCGACCCCATCTGACCAGCCCAACACCACCAGTGCAGAGAGCCAGACCTTGCAACCAG GGGAGCGACTCCAGGTCCGTCTGGTGAATGGGAGCAGCCGCTGCGACGGGACAGTGGAGGTCTGGTTCCAGCAGTCGTGGCAGCCCGTGTGCGGGGCGCTCTGGGAGCTCAGTGCCTCCCACGCCCTGTGCAGCTCGCTGGACTGTGGCCAGGCTCACCAGCTGGAACTGCCGGTCCTGCAGACCCCGGAGCCGCCGCCCTGGGGAGCCGCGTGGAATGCCAGCTGGGCCCCGACCACCACAGGGGCCCTGGCCCCTGCCGTCCAGTGCAGCGGCCCCGAATGGCTGAGCTGCAAGGTGGTGGAGCGCGACTGCCGCAGCGACGAGCGGCCCGCCCAGGTCAACTGTACAG AAAAACGCGATTTGAAATTGGTGGGTGGTGGCAGCCCATGTGAGGGCCGCGTGGAGATGCTGCAGCACGGCCAGTGGGGTTCGGTGTGTGACGACACGTGGGACCTGGAGGATGCTCACGTGGTGTGCCGGCAGCTGGGCTGCGGCTGGGCCGTCCAGGCCCTGCCCGGCTTGCACTTCGCCCCTGGCCAAGGACGCATCCACTGGGACCAAGTGAACTGCACTGGGTTGGAGACCTACCTGTGGGACTGCCCGGGGCTGCCCGGAAATGGGTACTGTGGCCACAAGGAGGACGCTGGAGTGGTGTGTTCAG agcACCAGTCCTGGCGCCTGACCGGGGGCACTGACCCCTGCGAGGGGCAGGTGGAGGTGTACTTCCGAGGGGTCTGGAACACAGTGTGTGACAGTGAGTGGTACGACTCAGAGGCCAACGTGCTCTGCCAGGATTTGGGCTGTGGGACCGTGGCCCGGGTGCCCAAGGGGCTGCCCCACTCCTTGTCGGGCAAGATGTACTACTCATGCAAGGGAAGGGAGTCCACCCTCTCCAAATGCTTCTGGCGGTTCAACAACTCCAACCTCTGCAGACAGTCCCAGGCAGCCAGGGTCCTCTGCTCAG GTGCCCGGAGTCTGCTCAATCTGTCCACTACTGAAGTCCCTGCAAGTGGTCAGCCAGTCACTGTGG AATCTTCTGTGATGGTGAAAACAAAGGACTGGGAATCTCGAGAGCTAATGCTCCTCATCCCCTGCATCATTCTGGGAATTCTCCTTCTCATCTCACTTGTTTTCATAGCCATCATCCTCTtgagaattaaaggaaaatacG GGATGGAAAACTATCAAGAGGTCCCCATCACCATCGCCAAAGAAG ATTCCCAGCGGCACCGCTTCACAGAGGAGGAGGCCCAGCAGAACAGGTTCCAGATGccccccctggaggaag gcccaggactggaagaggtgCATGCCTCCGAAGTTCCACCTGCCAACCCTGAACACTGCATTGCACACCCTCCCTCCCGGGACCTTCCCCCACGGAGCAAAAGCAGCTCCAGCACATCTTCGGGGGAGGTGTACTGTAACAGCCCCAACAGCAAGCGACCTCTGTGGAACTCTCAAGTGTTTTCAACAGAGAGGAACCCCCTCCTGGAGCAGCCCCCCAACTTGGAGCTGGCTGGCTCCCAGGCAACTGTTCCAG GGCCCTCAGCTGATGACAGCTCCAGCACCTCCTCTGGCGAGTGGTACCAGAACTACAAGCTGCCGCCCCAGCCCCTTTCTGCTGAGCAGTTTGGATGTCCAG GGTCCCGTGCTCCCCAGCCTGACTTCTCCTCTGATGAAGAATATGATGACATCGGAGCAGCCTAG
- the CD6 gene encoding T-cell differentiation antigen CD6 isoform X1: MVADMALFFVVAGLLTAALSGHPSPTPSDQPNTTSAESQTLQPGERLQVRLVNGSSRCDGTVEVWFQQSWQPVCGALWELSASHALCSSLDCGQAHQLELPVLQTPEPPPWGAAWNASWAPTTTGALAPAVQCSGPEWLSCKVVERDCRSDERPAQVNCTEKRDLKLVGGGSPCEGRVEMLQHGQWGSVCDDTWDLEDAHVVCRQLGCGWAVQALPGLHFAPGQGRIHWDQVNCTGLETYLWDCPGLPGNGYCGHKEDAGVVCSEHQSWRLTGGTDPCEGQVEVYFRGVWNTVCDSEWYDSEANVLCQDLGCGTVARVPKGLPHSLSGKMYYSCKGRESTLSKCFWRFNNSNLCRQSQAARVLCSGARSLLNLSTTEVPASGQPVTVESSVMVKTKDWESRELMLLIPCIILGILLLISLVFIAIILLRIKGKYALPAVVNHQHSPTTTPAGMENYQEVPITIAKEVPKLPIQVQAPPPEDWHSSSDSDYEHYDFRTQPPVALTTFYNSQRHRFTEEEAQQNRFQMPPLEEGPGLEEVHASEVPPANPEHCIAHPPSRDLPPRSKSSSSTSSGEVYCNSPNSKRPLWNSQVFSTERNPLLEQPPNLELAGSQATVPAGPSADDSSSTSSGEWYQNYKLPPQPLSAEQFGCPGASGGGSRAPQPDFSSDEEYDDIGAA, encoded by the exons GTCACCCATCTCCGACCCCATCTGACCAGCCCAACACCACCAGTGCAGAGAGCCAGACCTTGCAACCAG GGGAGCGACTCCAGGTCCGTCTGGTGAATGGGAGCAGCCGCTGCGACGGGACAGTGGAGGTCTGGTTCCAGCAGTCGTGGCAGCCCGTGTGCGGGGCGCTCTGGGAGCTCAGTGCCTCCCACGCCCTGTGCAGCTCGCTGGACTGTGGCCAGGCTCACCAGCTGGAACTGCCGGTCCTGCAGACCCCGGAGCCGCCGCCCTGGGGAGCCGCGTGGAATGCCAGCTGGGCCCCGACCACCACAGGGGCCCTGGCCCCTGCCGTCCAGTGCAGCGGCCCCGAATGGCTGAGCTGCAAGGTGGTGGAGCGCGACTGCCGCAGCGACGAGCGGCCCGCCCAGGTCAACTGTACAG AAAAACGCGATTTGAAATTGGTGGGTGGTGGCAGCCCATGTGAGGGCCGCGTGGAGATGCTGCAGCACGGCCAGTGGGGTTCGGTGTGTGACGACACGTGGGACCTGGAGGATGCTCACGTGGTGTGCCGGCAGCTGGGCTGCGGCTGGGCCGTCCAGGCCCTGCCCGGCTTGCACTTCGCCCCTGGCCAAGGACGCATCCACTGGGACCAAGTGAACTGCACTGGGTTGGAGACCTACCTGTGGGACTGCCCGGGGCTGCCCGGAAATGGGTACTGTGGCCACAAGGAGGACGCTGGAGTGGTGTGTTCAG agcACCAGTCCTGGCGCCTGACCGGGGGCACTGACCCCTGCGAGGGGCAGGTGGAGGTGTACTTCCGAGGGGTCTGGAACACAGTGTGTGACAGTGAGTGGTACGACTCAGAGGCCAACGTGCTCTGCCAGGATTTGGGCTGTGGGACCGTGGCCCGGGTGCCCAAGGGGCTGCCCCACTCCTTGTCGGGCAAGATGTACTACTCATGCAAGGGAAGGGAGTCCACCCTCTCCAAATGCTTCTGGCGGTTCAACAACTCCAACCTCTGCAGACAGTCCCAGGCAGCCAGGGTCCTCTGCTCAG GTGCCCGGAGTCTGCTCAATCTGTCCACTACTGAAGTCCCTGCAAGTGGTCAGCCAGTCACTGTGG AATCTTCTGTGATGGTGAAAACAAAGGACTGGGAATCTCGAGAGCTAATGCTCCTCATCCCCTGCATCATTCTGGGAATTCTCCTTCTCATCTCACTTGTTTTCATAGCCATCATCCTCTtgagaattaaaggaaaatacG CCCTCCCTGCTGTGGTAAACCACCAGCACTCACCCACCACCACCCCGGCAGGGATGGAAAACTATCAAGAGGTCCCCATCACCATCGCCAAAGAAG TTCCCAAGCTGCCCATCCAGgtccaggccccgccccccgaAGACTGGCATTCCAGCTCGGACTCAGACTATGAGCACTATGACTTCAGAACCCAGCCTCCTGTGGCCCTGACCACCTTCTACA ATTCCCAGCGGCACCGCTTCACAGAGGAGGAGGCCCAGCAGAACAGGTTCCAGATGccccccctggaggaag gcccaggactggaagaggtgCATGCCTCCGAAGTTCCACCTGCCAACCCTGAACACTGCATTGCACACCCTCCCTCCCGGGACCTTCCCCCACGGAGCAAAAGCAGCTCCAGCACATCTTCGGGGGAGGTGTACTGTAACAGCCCCAACAGCAAGCGACCTCTGTGGAACTCTCAAGTGTTTTCAACAGAGAGGAACCCCCTCCTGGAGCAGCCCCCCAACTTGGAGCTGGCTGGCTCCCAGGCAACTGTTCCAG CAGGGCCCTCAGCTGATGACAGCTCCAGCACCTCCTCTGGCGAGTGGTACCAGAACTACAAGCTGCCGCCCCAGCCCCTTTCTGCTGAGCAGTTTGGATGTCCAGGTGCCAgtggtgggg GGTCCCGTGCTCCCCAGCCTGACTTCTCCTCTGATGAAGAATATGATGACATCGGAGCAGCCTAG